Below is a genomic region from Eupeodes corollae chromosome 1, idEupCoro1.1, whole genome shotgun sequence.
tgtttttttctCCAACTTTTACCTatcgatttttaaataatgttccTCGCTTTTGCACTTCGACCATTAAACCACTAAAttaacaaatatcaaaataaaaatgtgctaAAAATCAAATCCATTAACTTAAATTATAATGATGTCAtgtcaaatttacaaaatttatttataaagcgaATAATAAACtagttaataattaaaaatctagACAACAAAAAATCGatcgaacaacaaaataaaaaatgaaaaaaccaaAATCATTAAAGTCTCTTCTTTTTCGAAATAATTCTAATTAACATCGTTtctcatgtttttgtttttttttgttcttctatattttttataatttatttgctgTCGAATACTCCCAATATACTTAAAAgttattattcaaaattataccaTATAAAGACCATTTATAAGTCAACATATATATAAACTATAGATTTAGATATACATAAATAACGAACTTGTAgaactaatttaaaaacaatgcaaaTCTCAACTTAAAATGTCATcgtcaatcaaatcaaaaatgagaagaacaaaagaacaacaacaatagaACAAGATAAATAATGTTAtagcattgaaaataaaaggtaaaacaaaaataaaaattattaacaaaattaaacacaaaaacgTGTTCGTAATTATCGGTGAACGAAATAAATGCCAAACCATgtttcaatcaatcaaaatcacACAAATTATcatccaaacaaaaacacagcCATTCGAAAGCCTTCCTTAACAACTCTTAACCCATTTAAGTCTCATTTTATTGTACCTAAGGtaaggtaccttacctacctatagACATCACATCAATTTTAATCGAGTTTttactttcaatataaaatgtatacgtATGTAAATTTTATAGGTTCCTAAcctattcaaaacatttaattgcTAACGTCTATCACACCAATCCGTCGCACTTCACTCAATCTTTTTTCTTTCCATTGGTAAatctaattttttgatttttttctctttctatTTCGCAGTCATTTTTCGGCCGCTCCTACAACAATTTGTCATCGATTTCCGAGTGTAAAAACAACGGTGAATGCATCATTAACAAGAAGAATCGGACAGCATGCAAGGCGTGCCGCCTGCGGAAATGTCTCATGGTTGGGATGTCAAAGAGCGGCTCACGCTATGGCCGTCGCTCGAATTGGTTCAAAATCCATTGCCTGCTGCAGGAGCAACAACAGCAGGCGGCCGCCGCTGCTGCCGCCCACCACAACAGTCACAACAACAATCAAAAGGGTGCTGCGACGGGCGCCCAACCATCTGCAGCCACATCGCTCGGCATGCTAGGTCATCCGGGTGCGTATCCACCTGGTCTCTATCCGCCACGTACAAAAGAGGAACTCATGATGCTGGGCATTACAGAGGATTATGGTAAGCATCTTGCTGCGGCTCAGTCACCTTCGGTCAGTTCACCCGACAGTCATAATTCAGACAGCTCGGTTGATGTTAATGTGCGGAGTAATACCTTGCTGCGGCTGGGAAAATCTCCTCTGGACATGCCACCGCACCTGAGTAAAGACTTGTTCCTGCAACTGCCGTTTCCAGGCCTCGGCTCAATGCCAGTAATGCCACCACCAGCCTTTCTCCCGCCGTCCCATCTTCTGTTTCCTGGATATCATCCCGCTCTCTATGCTCAGCACCATCAAGGACTGTTGAAGCCTTCACTCGAGCAGCAGCATCACCTCTTTAGCAACACTTCGCCACTCTCGACGAGTGGCAGCAGTAGCACGAACAATCGATATACTCCAACGAAAAGTGTGGAAAAGGACGCAATCAGCGATCGGAGCAGTCCTGGCAGCAATCCGCTCTTCctcaacaacaacagcatcaacaacaacaatcacATTGGCAACGGCAGCAAGGCAGCAGCCGAAGAGCTGACAAAGAGGTTCTACTTGGATGCCATGTTGAAATCCCAACGCCAGCAATCCTCCGCGACGCCGTGCAACACATCCACCACCAACTCCACCACGACTGTGACGCATGCAACCATCACGCCAAATTCGGACAGCGGTGTGGTGTCTGGCAACAAAAGCTCCACCACCGATGACGATGACATTGATGCCGAAATCGAGGAGAACTGTGATGAAGATGCGGACATTAATGATGCTGCAACTGACTGTAGTGAGAATCTAGTGGTTTCCATGACACCTCCAAGATCACCCATTCCAGGAGCCATCGACACCACCACCGGTACTGGCACAGGCTCCGGCACCACTACCAGCTCCGCCATCGATCAGGATAATCCCATTGATTTGAGTATGAAGACCGGAAGTAGTTCGATGAGCAGCAAGAGCAGTATTGACGGATCGATTGATGACAATCGACGGCTTTCTGGAGCCGATAGTGACGGCCGAAGTGCGATGGGAGATGGTGAGGGCGATGATGATGAGACAAGAACTACAATAACAACAACCATCAAAAAGAGTACACCATTTAGTAGCAATAGTAATAAGGCCAGTAATAATAATAGTGACGATGAAGGGACGTGTGAATTTGACCATCGTAGtataaaacgaataaaaatgcACATAACAACAACGCCGTTGGACTTGACGACAAGGGTTTgagttgttttgatttagtAAGCTGATAGATTCAGTCAAAACCGATAAAGTGATATCGAAATGTTTCGTCCAAAAGTCCTTAAGTTGACAATTATGAAAATGTTAGGCTCGATCGACGTTGTTTTgctcttttagaaaaaaaaaatactcaaaaacgtTTCCTAAAATTTGAACGAAGCCTTGAAACAAGAAACATTTATCCTTGAACTTTGCAAATATCAGTGcatcaaaaaaaacaacaaacaaaaacaatgttccTAAATTCGTTTTAAAACACTATTAATGTCTATAAAGTATTGAAGTACTTTAAACCCTGAGCCGTTCAAGGCTAAATAATTTCCAAGAGGATACCTTATCTTAAAACTTGAGACTAaagtttatatttgaaattttcttctgATTTGTTTGATTCCATCATATGACACTAAGTTGCATTGTTATTTGCAGCACAAAATCCAAGATggcattatttttcttatatgtataaataaatagttattaaattaaattttatgaaatgaaacatgaaaatcccaaaaaatattgccgtttgatattttttattaattttttcttaatttgttgttatttatataaaataaatgttgtatacatcataaaatattcttaaaatatatttttatttatttataagaatatttaagtagtaaataaaaaaaataaacaaacaaataaaataaattaaagtacttaaaagaaattgtgATGTGAATGttaaaatctataataaatataacaaaataaatattttatataaaacaaataaaaaataattaatttatttatttcattattataaaaaaatcaaaattaaacaaaaaaagtaaattgttaaatatgtgTTTTTTATAAGTAgacttagtttttgaatttaaaaaaagaaaacagttaaATGAGCCaagtattttactatttatatatattttacagttatttctacattttttaattgtaaatatataatattctatataaatacataatttgtaTGTACTTTGTATCGATATtagtcacaaaaaaaataaaaatctagcaaattctctttttttaaaatagccaGTAGGTCtttgacttttataaaaaaaaatatgatattatacaaatttcaaaaacaaaattgttagttgaatatttaagaaaaataaaataaaaatattttttaaaacaatttaattgattttgcaattaatttcttaaacgaaaaaacttataagttttgctttaatttttgaattttgttttaggtgAGTTTAAGGCCTAAGGGATTTTGCGCATAGGGCCGAAAAACAA
It encodes:
- the LOC129938456 gene encoding knirps-related protein isoform X1, giving the protein MCEMFQLNSASMYMNQTCKVCGEPAAGFHFGAFTCEGCKSFFGRSYNNLSSISECKNNGECIINKKNRTACKACRLRKCLMVGMSKSGSRYGRRSNWFKIHCLLQEQQQQAAAAAAAHHNSHNNNQKGAATGAQPSAATSLGMLGHPGAYPPGLYPPRTKEELMMLGITEDYGKHLAAAQSPSVSSPDSHNSDSSVDVNVRSNTLLRLGKSPLDMPPHLSKDLFLQLPFPGLGSMPVMPPPAFLPPSHLLFPGYHPALYAQHHQGLLKPSLEQQHHLFSNTSPLSTSGSSSTNNRYTPTKSVEKDAISDRSSPGSNPLFLNNNSINNNNHIGNGSKAAAEELTKRFYLDAMLKSQRQQSSATPCNTSTTNSTTTVTHATITPNSDSGVVSGNKSSTTDDDDIDAEIEENCDEDADINDAATDCSENLVVSMTPPRSPIPGAIDTTTGTGTGSGTTTSSAIDQDNPIDLSMKTGSSSMSSKSSIDGSIDDNRRLSGADSDGRSAMGDGEGDDDETRTTITTTIKKSTPFSSNSNKASNNNSDDEGTCEFDHRSIKRIKMHITTTPLDLTTRV
- the LOC129938456 gene encoding knirps-related protein isoform X2 — encoded protein: MNQTCKVCGEPAAGFHFGAFTCEGCKSFFGRSYNNLSSISECKNNGECIINKKNRTACKACRLRKCLMVGMSKSGSRYGRRSNWFKIHCLLQEQQQQAAAAAAAHHNSHNNNQKGAATGAQPSAATSLGMLGHPGAYPPGLYPPRTKEELMMLGITEDYGKHLAAAQSPSVSSPDSHNSDSSVDVNVRSNTLLRLGKSPLDMPPHLSKDLFLQLPFPGLGSMPVMPPPAFLPPSHLLFPGYHPALYAQHHQGLLKPSLEQQHHLFSNTSPLSTSGSSSTNNRYTPTKSVEKDAISDRSSPGSNPLFLNNNSINNNNHIGNGSKAAAEELTKRFYLDAMLKSQRQQSSATPCNTSTTNSTTTVTHATITPNSDSGVVSGNKSSTTDDDDIDAEIEENCDEDADINDAATDCSENLVVSMTPPRSPIPGAIDTTTGTGTGSGTTTSSAIDQDNPIDLSMKTGSSSMSSKSSIDGSIDDNRRLSGADSDGRSAMGDGEGDDDETRTTITTTIKKSTPFSSNSNKASNNNSDDEGTCEFDHRSIKRIKMHITTTPLDLTTRV